One Cucumis melo cultivar AY chromosome 8, USDA_Cmelo_AY_1.0, whole genome shotgun sequence genomic window, GTATTATGAAGGCATGAGAGATTGTGTGCCAAATTGCATTCTGtaaagttctttttttatatatatatatgtatatatattatatactttGGATTTGACATTCACATTATGCTCCAAAGAACAACGCAGCTTGGTCCCTCTTAATTATAcccatcttctttttttctccttaAAAATCACTTTTCATTTCCATCCACATttccctttttttaaaaaaagaaaaaatcactAACAAGTCGTATATACTTTTCCCTGTAAAggtaattaataataataactattatggatatttatttaaatttgttcTTTGCGGCtgagagaaaaatggaattAAAAGGAGGGGAAAATGAAATTAGAGAATAATTTGAAGGGTCCCTTTTTGGTAGTTCCTATCCTATATGTATACACATTACTTTCCCTTGATTGGTAAGGTAAAGAGTCACTATCTTACTCTTTTATCTCTCCTTTCGCTCAATGCTCAATATGTcacattatattattattattattattatttctactTTTCCTAACATTTTTCCTTCCTACCTACATAATGCTAATCaaataaatggtttattttgtgTCAATCTTCTCATCATATGTAACTTTCAAAGTTTAAGTGTCAACAagcttttctttcaaaataaaaaaaaaaaaatttgaaataataacTTTTCATTTTAAGGTGGGTGGTTTTGAAATTCTATTCGACCCATGATATATAGGGTTATCtttaaaataacaatattttCATGTTTGGATTTACGATATATACAATTCTCAtatcattaaaaaattaattttaaattactaAAAGCATATTCAAAAGTACTTCTCCCTATTTTAGAATAATTTGAAACATAGTTCTAAGGCTACAATTAATAGATGTGTGATTCATGAAGCAAATATTatctcttttaatttaaatggaggtttctttttcttaaaaaataataaaagaaaggaaaagaggaaaaagaaaaaagtgaaaagatatatatatatatatatatatatatatatatatattttttttttttttttttttttttttttttttgcaatgtGTAAAGGTGAAGTTAGATAAAATCTTTGGTTCGCCACAAAGATTTCATTATTCGGATAATTTGATCTCTTGGCCAAGAAAAAAAGGTCTCATGATCATAatgaagataattttttttttttatttcattaaacTTTAATATCTTTATCATAAATTAAGTTGTGCTGTGCCTCTTAGTTTCCATAAAATGCTTAAGGTTAATTCTTAATAAATTAAAGTAAATGCTGATTTATCTTTCAAAGTGATTTCTTGATTTTTATAAAACTTCCCATCTTTAGTTTTGTCAAATCTATATCTATACTCTTTAAAAAGCCAAccttttataaaaacatttttggACAAAATATCTTTCTAAATTGTGTTTAATTCGTTTGACACATGTCATGCATTaatcttattttcaattaaataacTCTAATTCATGCAATAAATAATCCTAAGCACTACACATTTTAAATTAATGAACATGATATAAAAGTTATCGAAACATTGGAACTAAAttcaaaatgttaaaattatatagactaattaaaaaaaaacatttatagACTAAAATACATAAGTTAATTAAAGAAGATTATATTATCAACTAAATATTCAAATATCAAGTAAACTTTTTACAACAGTCTTCAAAAATCAAAACCTTAATCTTGGATTAATTAACACAATAGATAGTTTTAGAGGTTATGGTCAACCAAaggatttaaaaatttatatactGAAGTAAGGAGTAAAAAGGGAGGGTTTATGAGGTGATTTGAGTCAGATCCTTAGAAGAGGAAGGTGGAGGTCTAGGCCCAGGCCCAGGCCCAATTCGAATAAGGAGATTGTAAGTTAGAGAAGGTGGGATAACGTGGGTGACGGAAACGTGACGGTGAACCCCCACCTTCAGTCACCCACCTCCGATCAAACCAAATCCCTTAACATTCAAATATCGAAAATAATGATAACGTCATTCCGTTGCACACTACCATTACTCATTCATTTTTCTGATACCATCGACCTCAGCCATTCCAACCTGTTTCCCTCACCGTTAATGCATCGACATCAATCTGTCACTTGGCTCTCCTCAAAACTAATTTAACTCTTACACTAATTAACATTAACTTCCATCATATAAGACTGAGGTATGAACCTCTCCACCTTTGATTACTATACATCATATAAAAGGACAGGTATGtaactttaaaaaatgttatatttATGCTATGCATCAATCTGTCACACTCTCGACACACATTCGACTAATGCGTCCCACTTTGTCCAACTTTTTTACCTCCATCCTCAACCCTATGCATATGAACCCTACCCTAACATTTAATTGAATGAAAAGTAGTCAAAATAAAACTAAACTTCCCAACTGGAAAGTGTTTGTTTCGTCTTTCACATGAAAGTGAAAACAAAACCAAATCTTCAATATTGACCATATCACGTTCTGTTGAACCCCTTTTTTATGTCTAACATTTGCAAATGGTTAAggttagtttagtttaatttttaaatatttcactTTACATAAAAAAACACATAAGCTTGCCTGAGGACAAAGAAAGTGACTATGAGACAATGTCCATAGCCTGTTATATCTGCACATAGATCCTCTCATTTGTCTTTATCTATAATTATATGTTAATATTTATCCCCTGGAAATATAAAATCATGATGTTCTTTCCCCTCttctaaattgaaattttaattaaatcagTAAAAGACAATAGAAATTGTTTGTTTTACCCTAATAGAACAAAAGGTGCCTAAGATTGTATGACATTGCTAcaaaatatatagatatatgtatatagaatTTAATAAGGGCCATCTAATTATAATTATGCTGCCTCAATATTATAGATTATTCATAACCAGAATTATAGCTAAGGCTACCCATATGAATTAAATCCTCTGCACAACTCCCAACACCGTATAAGCAATATTCCACATTTTTTCCCTTCAATTGCTCCAATATTCTCCATCTCTCTTCCCCTTCCATCAATCCATTAAATCCACATCTTCCTTTCTTCAATTCCTgccaagaaaagaagaaggaaaaaaaaatctcaattcAGACTTTAATTTCATTACTAATTAACAAATAAAGATCATAAAGTGCTTTCATTGACTAAGGAAATATCCGGTAGCAATTGGGAATTGATAAATGatttcatttaatataattgCAATACAAAACTAGGAAGTGGCAAACAATTTCAAATGGCCATTTTATACACAATAACAAAATTTAGTTTGTGTTGATATTATTAGTGGATATGTGACAGCAAAAAGATTATATTAATACAACAACACTATATGATTtgtcaaattctcaatatgccGCATTATATATAACAGAATTAATTCTTTTCAAATTCAGATCATATAGAAATATAACAAAGGACAAGTTTAGGTGTAGTGATGTTGTTAATTGATATCTTGAAAGTTATGTAATATTCTAACATTTTATTCGTAAATCTCCATTAGGTTATATAGCTTAATCATTAAACACAATCTTCTTAAAACACAGAAAAGAGCTAATTAGATGGGAAAatagtattatatatatagaaaattcaAGTTTTATAAGAAAATTAGAGTAGACAGTTTTTATACTATTAAGGGCCAACAAACATGAAGCCTTGAAGTATCAATTTGAGAAGAGAAATAAGAATAAAAAGATTAATTTCCTTCTCTTAAGCTATAAGCAGAGTAAAGTCGTCACAAACAAACCCCACGGTTGATAAATCAAATCCAAAGACACAAATGGCATATTTTTAAGAGGGatatttttacttatttttacaaatttatttacaTGAAATTTCTCGATTATGTAATCTACATTTTAGATATGTTTTCAAAATACTTTCCATTTCGttaaaactaagaaaaaagggggaagaaaaaagaaaaatagtttgAATTTCTATTGGACTCCTCATTCAACATCAAATAGAGAGAAATAGTAGAGGAGTTTGGATTCTCACCTACATAAATGAAGAGCTATAAatagaaatttaattaatttcgtTTGAAATTTGAAGATTGGTGAGAAAGTACACTAGTAATTAATTAGAGTAAACTCAAACAGACTAATTAAATTGTGTACGTAAATCAACTTGGACCTGTCCGACTAATTCAGTATATAATTACCAGAAAAAATCCctatattattttcaaacttCAATATATTTACTTTTCTACAAAAAATTGGAAATGGTTTAACATTATAAACTTTACTTCCATATCTCCACATTGAGATCATTTACATATAGAGAACAGCAATATATATTATAACTTTGTCATAAAAATCCTATTGAACGTTTTGGAACTAAAAAAATTTCGGCAAACTGGTTTACAGTTTTGAATTAGAAATGCAAACAAGAGAGAGGGTGAACAAAATCAATTCAATATAATTTTCCAATACATAAGATCTAGTTTTATATCTATGTAgctttttagtttttcttacCATTTCTCCGataaacattttaatttattgtcAAAATTATAAAGGAGCATAAAATCTTCTTATGTATCAGTTATCaacccaaaattttaaaagaaaaaattctctaaaaatttgaaactatatacaaaatatcgaaaaaaaattaaatttaatagtcgtaaaatagttttaattatatatatatatatatatatatatatatatatatatatatatatattgaaaattgCCTATATTTGAATAAGGTCATATAGCATGTGTATATCTCGTtaatatgattttttaaaacGAAAATGTCAATTAATATCAATGTAGTCCATTACATTACAGGCATATGAGACTAATGAATGCTTGTTTCATGagataaaataacaaaagaaaatgaaaattttattaagGGGTAGAGACATATATAatgtaattaatttatataagaAGTAATGAAGAAATAGGATAAAATTGATAAAGTACCAAATCAAAGAAGTAAGTGAGTAGGAAAACaacaattataaaaaattaattaataaaattgaaattaattttgataatgatatataaagaaatattaaaaagatgatgatgatgatgatgatgatgatgatgatgatgatgtagAGATGGTGGGATGTGGGAATGTCCATGCATGGGGAGCAAAAAAATCGTATAGAATCGAAAAAGGCCCAAATCTATTGAAAAGTAAAACATTTTTGGTTacctattttaattattttattttattttattttattaaactaAGAGACATCAAACCAAACAGTGTTTTTTCCAGACACTGAATGGCACACCAATCAAAGCTATTTTTCTGATTCTTCACACACAAAATTAAAAGCATCAACATATGAACATATATCATCTCTTCTTAATCTTGACACTCAATCATTTCTCGTAAACATTCCTTTCCCATAATTCtatcattttctaaataatGTAAGTACAATCAAAATTAGGGTTTTGAGAAAACTTGGTCTAGGGTTTTCTTTTAGTGATGTTGATCGTGAATATCACTCATCATAATTCCCCAATCAACCCATCTtcttaatatataaaatataattattcacTCATGAACTAACTGCTCATAATTCCAATTTGAAAATCATCCAACAGAAACAGTAATATATATAATCTCAATTCAAacaagagaaaaataataataatatatagaaGAATAAAAAGGAAGGGATTATAATTAATTACCATGGAGATGGATTGAAAAATCAAGGGATGTGAGTCAAAGGAGCGTTggtatcattattattattggggAGTTGCTGCAGCTGCTGCTTGTTCATATTATTCATCATCATCGTCTGAttatttctcttcttcttcttctttttgtaaGGAATTCCTCTGGCCTTCGCTTGGCTCTCCTTCACCTCCCTTAAATACGTTCTAATTGCTCCATTTCCAAAAGGGTTTCCTTCAGGGGAGCCACCATGCTCCTCGTAGGCGGCACGGAGGCGGCCGATGAGTGCGTCAAGGCTGCCCCAAGCTTGTTTCAAAGGGCAAGGGCAGGGGGCAGGAGGGTCAGGTTGCCCGAAAAACACACAACCATGTGAATGAACTCTTGTTTTACCAAATTGGTCAAGGTATCGAAGAAATTCAAGTACATGGTTACAGTTACAGTGGGATAGCGATACTGGGGGTGTTTGGTTTTTTAGATATTGCCCAAAAGTGTTCCAATCTCGCCGCTTTTGTGATTCGTAACGGCTCAACGGAACAACCGCACCCGGCTGTGCCTGCCCTGCTGCCtgttgttgttgctgctgctgctgctgatGCTGCTGATCGGCTGTGATGGCCAATCCAGATGacgacccttcacaaattgctctcTCGCCTAACATGATTATGGAAGGAGGGAATTTTGGGGCAGATTTGGCAACCAAATAAAATCGAAACGACAACCccaattttattttgttttattaaaaacGTAAATAATAAAATCGAAAATTTAATTATGTTAGTGCAGTAGAAGAAAGATTAAAATCACATCTGGGGGTCTTTTGAGAGGACATTTTATGGGTCCCATTCGAGCTGcttttgttccttttttttttttttttttttttttttttttttttttccttctcccCCTCATTCGCCATTAAAATGAATAATTTGCACTAACTTTATAAAGTTTCCTCCTTTCTTTATTTTCTGTAGTTCAATGATTACGtaatatttgttatgtttttgttttttcaaggATTACGGTTTTTCAACTCAACTTTCAAATTGGTATTCATTAATTAAACCCTGAGAAGAAGATGTGACAATGAAGCTGCTTAAAAGGGTTttcaattaattatttctttttctaagctccattttaattaatttccacCGTTCACTTACTTAATGCCCAGgttcatttaattaattaaactttgtcaactcatttttttcttcttcttgttgttgttTTAAATGGAGAAGGCAATGAGCgaattttgtttatattttcattttttgttgtGAATGGACATCATCGGCTTTCTGTCTCTTTCAATTTTTTACCAAAACGGGAATAGTTAGGTGTACAATTAAAACACTGTGCTCCTCTCCTCAATTTCATATCCCCTAAATTCTCACACCctttccccccccccccccccccctctttTTATTGATTTATGACATCCCCCATTACATCATAATTTCCAAATACCTGCCTGCcctaattttttatttctctttgcTCCAATTCTTTATGTCCTTGCTTTCAAATGTCATGACTCATGACATATCCCCCTTTCTTTTTCAAatgaaataatttaaattaatttcatatatatGTTTGTCTACCATTTTTCTTCTATATATATCTGTAATAGATTCTTTTTCATTGAAAATATTGTACCCATTTTAGTTTTGTGAATTTATTCCCTTTTgcttttatttctatttttttagcGTTATCCATTTCAAACACATGTgcttttacctttttttttatgatttttctatatatataacatctcattattctatttaaataatacaaaattatATAGCATATCTTTAAAAACCATGAATTTTATTAGTTTGATGATAGTTTTTCAAATGATTTTGCTTCTTACCATTTATTTCGCCTCTATTTAGtccttatattttaaaatattaaaatttgatttaagtttaaaatattataattaaaattgaaaatttgttttGATTTAGTCCATAGTTTTTAAGACTTTCATTCCTAATCTCAAGCTTTTACCAATTTGGACTTTAGTGTTAAATGTGAACAaatgtaattttaaaattaattttaatagtaaagaaaaaaaacaatgaaacttaattgattctaaattatttatctttttttccttGCAAAAAATACCGTACATCTAAAGATAGGTGTAAGGCGAAAATATATTGAACAATCGATAATAAAAATGTACCGATCGAATTAAAACCATTAGAGTAACATTGAAAATCCAGTGAGCAGATAATATAGGCCAAAATGTAAATGACTCAAGCTAATAATACGTGTATAATTCACTTCAATTTAATAATCAACaatctttgttttttcttattaattattatcgaggagaaaaaaaaagtttatattCCTTGTCAACTTTTATAAAGATTGATCTCGTATAATTATTATGGACGTAgacaataatattttatgtacCAAAGCAccaatattttataaataaaataaaatgaatgtATATGTTAGCTGCCTCTCGAGTGAGTGGAGATGATCACACTGCCTCTACACCTATACCAAATAACCCATTCACTAATTTAATTATATGCTTTTCGattcattttcaaattattaGAGGTAGATTTCTTACTCGGAATTTGTGCTCCTTGCTCTTACTCTTACTCTTACTCTTACTCTTTTAACCTAACCCGATCTTTAATACTTAAAAGAGGAAGCATTCTTAACCAATAATAGGGTTCTTTATACCGTTGTAATTAAGAGACACATGATTTGACTAATtactatttccatcttttttacTATTCACTCGATTTGTGCAACTAATGGCTCAAATTTGGATTTCATTACTCTTAATTAATGCATGTCATTTTTCAGGAATGCTTTCTCTTGCAACTTCTTTCGTACTATCACCATTCTATAAATCTACATTTAATATGGAGgagtttataattaaattaggAGGGCTTCTTTTGATAGGTCAGTGTGTCAATCTTCAACTATTCGGGTCATATTTTCTTACGTTAAGTACAATCATTTAAATGAATGAGGTAGTTTGTCATTTTATTGCATCTAAGTTCATTGACTCACTggaaatattttatattttgttattgtactttaattaaaaaaaattaataggaATGGATGCAAAATATAGTAATAAATTCCAACCTAATTCGCAAATACGTACATGTAACACATAACAAGAAGTTTGAAGACATAATCAAATTTAGACCCAACTTAACTCTCTTGAAGCATATCCATCCGTAATAAAGTCTATCGTCAACATCTTTTGAATGTCTATATTTCCTTAAAATTGTTGCTATAATCTTAATTTTTAACCTTGAAAGTGCTACGTCCccaagaaattaaataaatgaacAAAACATAAATTATCGTTTGAAAAGTTGATGATTCAATCTTCCAATGTTGCTTTATTATTCTTGATACATTGTTGAACTACAATAAAATTTGAACATGAGTGGTGAAACTAATATCCCATTTTTGTCtagttaagttttttttttttgaatattttatGGGTAGCTATGAAATTCCCTACATAATATTATTCTTGAGACATTGCTATAAACGTAACTGACATATAACAGCCCTTTTGAAAAGTATTGTAGTCACCAATTATTAGATGGAGGAATTCAATTGAGCAGATATAAGGTAAGAGGGAAAAAATGATTGGGgtataataatgaaaatataaaGATCAGAAGAGTTGTGCAGTAAGAGAGTAAGTagtaaggaagaagaaagcaTATTTGGAGTTAAGAATAGTCAAAGTTATGGGGTTTGATTTTTGAAGTGAAAGTTGAAAGTGAAATTTGTATTATTGattgaagaaaaaagaataggagACAGAAAAGAGGAATGGGGAGCAAATTAAAACTGGGAGACATATCTCTGTGACATTGGGTCCGAACCTTAGGGTTATGTCCACGATGCAATTAAGTGCTTCTTTGCAATATACAACTCTTCtctgccttttcttttccttttttattttgtggTGAGATTGATTATAATGcttcttcatatatatatatatatatatatatatacacacacactaTATGCTTCAGATGTGGATTCTAAGTCGCTAAAGCAAATGGGTCTATCTTCATCCTCACACATCTTGGAATAATTGGAATTCAATTTCCCCAGCGACCAATGATGGCACTATAAACGGAGGAATATAAATTACCCACGTCCCATCTATTTCTTGTTTTCAaaaatgtttttgttaataaatGATTTGGGTCACAAATTATGAGTAATTAGTTTCTACAATTATAAATAACAGAACAAAAAATTGTCTTGTCAACAAACTTAtccatttgttttaaaaaaatgatgatgggtaatttttttttaaacagtTCATATTTTATTAAGTATGATGGGTTTTGTTTGTCAAAATTAGATAAGTGAATCAAGAAATCCTTT contains:
- the LOC103503153 gene encoding protein LIGHT-DEPENDENT SHORT HYPOCOTYLS 10-like is translated as MLGERAICEGSSSGLAITADQQHQQQQQQQQQAAGQAQPGAVVPLSRYESQKRRDWNTFGQYLKNQTPPVSLSHCNCNHVLEFLRYLDQFGKTRVHSHGCVFFGQPDPPAPCPCPLKQAWGSLDALIGRLRAAYEEHGGSPEGNPFGNGAIRTYLREVKESQAKARGIPYKKKKKKRNNQTMMMNNMNKQQLQQLPNNNNDTNAPLTHIP